In a single window of the Gossypium hirsutum isolate 1008001.06 chromosome A13, Gossypium_hirsutum_v2.1, whole genome shotgun sequence genome:
- the LOC107912947 gene encoding uncharacterized protein isoform X4: MNGLHLLSSPSINTFKLDGHDTQKGPQPDHIPHAAMPFRTRSLPGSNVQQQFRNKPLPNNTTQLSYTSSTHSSNDSSAVTSKGSNATMFIDCPEEDKSAKRNSQKNGRKKGKHKKKHLCDVGSMESEVCAEYTCGSSTSEICESSSGVVTSSQSQNICRGDIDEVETPESIAPSKAHKFSGEHHTDSYEIGSEDQQLSRCQGDIERRHPSHHKVFSDMHDSLVLDSISVGSNSEEGMSGGHIVNPFNDYNHEISQLEVSGSSTNKGSLYRENSSCSISRTCDYTEETKHGMARKCFDGRKVAPSKRDKQFKSVPGKPGSTGNLHTRTGIENGYSVWQRVQKNSVEKCNTELKKTSPVCSQFDVALKDAPLQKRNCNNASSPTTVPITDDKRKLKNKVPKKLKRKVSPSPKQESGIYSRKESLPNKVNLNAYAKTSIPNGGISDDLSSMDDNGVIKNHSRSSSQPGYARVDTLKSESVSDFEVGLCSMEPCENACDATSGFNIQDSIEKNSHVPSDQSTLVEAETPVYLPHLMVNGVAQTEKSSVAENGKQSHTLGSVLWKWIPIGIKDCGFTSSRSANSSFEHGNGLGPDVEDRTSMYNSFEEKFAPCSKNLSPSMNVGRMSSSIRNKTKEENLSAGANDLNKIAKALNDGYKAQMASEAVQMTSGGPIAEFERLLHFCSPVICHSYSSVRCQHCLLDKVPSALLCRHETPNIPLRCLWTWYEKHGSYGLEIKAEDYENPKRLGIDQVEFRAYFVPFLSAVQLFRNTKTYSTPRGSEACDTDPNDQSQVYDMKSVDMELVFEYFESEQPHQRRALYETIQQLVNDDVSTRCKMYGDPVHLNSINMLDLHPQSWYSVAWYPIYRIPDGNFRAAFLTYHSLSHFVCRSSKFDYASTVDACIVSPVVGLKSYNAQGECWFQPRHTTTNIMYENLGLSPSRILKERSRTLEETASLMARAVVIKGNQTSVNRHPDYEFFMSRQR; this comes from the exons ATGAATGGCCTCCATCTCCTCTCCTCTCCCTCCATTAATACCTTCAAGCTTGATGGTCACGACACTCAAAAAGGGCCTCAACCTGATCACATTCCTCATGCTGCCATGCCTTTTAGAACCAGAAGTTTGCCTGGTTCCAATGTGCAACAACAATTTCGAAACAAGCCCCTTCCCAATAACACTACTCAATTGTCCTACACTTCTTCCACTCATAGTTCCAATGATTCCTCTGCCGTTACGTCCAAAGGATCCAATGCTACTATGTTCATTGATTGTCCCGAGGAAGACAAGTCTGCCAAGAGAAATTCGCAaaagaatggaagaaagaaagggAAGCATAAAAAGAAACATTTGTGCGATGTTGGCTCCATGGAATCAGAGGTTTGTGCGGAGTACACCTGTGGAAGTTCAACATCGGAGATCTGTG AGAGTAGCAGTGGTGTTGTTACAAGTTCTCAGTCACAAAATATATGCAGAGGTGACATTGATGAAGTCGAAACACCAGAGTCTATTGCACCTTCTAAAGCTCACAAGTTTTCAGGGGAGCATCATACGGATAGCTACGAAATTGGTAGTGAGGATCAGCAGCTTTCTAGGTGTCAAGGAGATATAGAGAGGAGACATCCTTCACATCACAAGGTTTTCTCAGACATGCATGATTCTCTAGTGTTGGACTCAATTTCTGTTGGTTCAAACAGTGAAGAAGGGATGAGTGGTGGTCATATTGTCAATCCATTTAATGACTACAACCATGAAATCAGTCAATTAGAGGTATCAGGTTCAAGTACCAACAAGGGGTCTTTGTATCGAGAAAACTCATCGTGTAGCATTTCAAGAACTTGTGATTATACTGAGGAAACCAAGCATGGTATGGCTCGGAAATGCTTTGATGGCCGAAAGGTTGCACCAAGCAAGAGGGATAAGCAGTTTAAATCTGTTCCTGGGAAACCTGGAAGCACAGGGAACTTGCACACTCGAACAGGAATCGAGAACGGTTATTCTGTTTGGCAAAGGGTTCAAAAGAACAGTGTAGAGAAATGCAACACCGAGTTGAAGAAAACAAGCCCTGTCTGCTCACAGTTTGACGTCGCTCTAAAGGATGCTCCATTGCAGAAAAGAAATTGTAATAATGCTTCCAGTCCAACAACCGTACCTATTACCGATGACAAAAGGAAGCTAAAGAATAAGGTTCCTAAGAAGCTGAAGAGAAAAGTTAGTCCTTCTCCGAAACAAGAAAGCGGCATTTATTCCAGGAAAGAGTCTCTTCCCAACAAGGTAAACTTAAATGCTTATGCAAAGACTAGCATCCCAAATGGTGGAATATCTGATGACTTGTCTTCGATGGATGACAATGGAGTAATTAAAAATCATTCAAGGTCTAGTTCTCAGCCTGGTTATGCAAGGGTTGATACCCTAAAATCCGAATCTGTTAGTGACTTTGAAGTTGGTCTATGCAGCATGGAGCCATGTGAAAATGCCTGTGATGCTACTTCTGGTTTCAATATTCAAGACAGCATAGAGAAAAACTCGCATGTCCCTTCAGACCAGTCAACTTTAGTTGAGGCGGAAACTCCGGTTTACCTCCCTCATCTGATGGTGAATGGTGTTGCTCAAACAGAAAAAAGTTCTGTTGCTGAAAATGGCAAGCAAAGTCATACCTTGGGGTCTGTTCTCTGGAAATGGATACCTATTGGGATAAAGGATTGTGGATTTACATCTTCTAGATCTGCCAATTCATCATTCGAACATGGTAATGGACTGGGACCAGATGTAGAAGACAGAACTAGTATGTATAATAGCTTTGAAGAGAAATTTGCTCCATGCTCTAAGAATCTTTCTCCTTCAATGAATGTTGGAAGAATGAGTAGCAGCATTAGGAATAAAACTAAAGAAGAAAATTTATCAGCAGGTGCAAATGATTTAAACAAGATAGCAAAGGCATTGAATGATGGTTATAAGGCACAAATGGCATCTGAAGCTGTTCAGATGACCAGTGGTGGCCCCATTGCTGAGTTTGAAAGGCTTCTTCACTTTTGTTCTCCAGTGATTTGCCATTCATACAGTTCAGTAAGGTGTCAACATTGCTTACTAGACAAGGTTCCTAGTGCTCTATTATGCAGACATGAGACACCAAACATCCCATTGCGATGTTTATGGACATGGTATGAGAAACATGGAAGCTATGGATTAGAAATAAAGGCAGAAGATTACGAAAATCCAAAGCGTTTGGGCATCGATCAGGTCGAATTCCGTGCCTACTTTGTGCCTTTCTTGTCAGCAGTTCAACTCTTTAGGAACACTAAAACTTATTCCACCCCTAGAGGTTCAGAGGCTTGTGATACGGATCCAAACGATCAGTCGCAAGTATATGATATGAAATCTGTTGACATGGAACtagtttttgaatattttgaatcCGAACAGCCTCATCAAAGACGAGCATTATATGAAAC GATACAACAACTGGTTAATGATGATGTATCTACTCGATGCAAAATGTATGGGGATCCAGTTCATCTCAACTCCATAAACATGCTTGATTTGCATCCTCAATCTTG GTATTCTGTTGCATGGTATCCTATTTATAGAATTCCAGACGGAAATTTTCGTGCTGCATTTCTGACTTACCATTCACTCAGCCATTTCGTTTGTAGAAGTTCCAAGTTTGATTATGCTAGTACCGTGGATGCATGTATTGTCTCTCCTGTTGTGGGTCTAAAGAGCTACAATGCTCAG GGGGAATGCTGGTTCCAACCGAGACACACTACAACGAACATTATGTATGAAAACCTGGGCCTTAGCCCTTCTAGAATACTGAAGGAGCGATCAAGGACACTGGAGGAGACTGCATCACTTATGGCAAGGGCGGTTGTCATCAAGGGAAATCAGACATCAGTAAACAGACACCCTGATTATGAGTTCTTCATGTCTAGGCAACGATAG